The following is a genomic window from Synechococcus sp. MW101C3.
GAGGGGAAACAACTGGTGGAGGATACGTCCCGCCTGTTGCAGTACCGCGTCGGGCAGTCGATGGCGGTCGCCAACACCATTCCCAGTGAAGTTCTGATCATCCTTGAGGGAAGCGCCCGTCTCACTGCCCATCAAGGCACAGGCTGGCGAACTGTCGAGCGATTGGAACCCGGTGAGGTTGTAGGGCTCGCTTCACTGCTGAGCGCCGCCCCCTGTGAGGAGGTTCATGCCTCCAGCGAGGTGATGGCCCTGGCCATCCCCGACAATACAATTCTGAAGTTGCACTCCAGAGACAAGATCTTTAAGGATTGGTGCTCGACGCACCTCTGGACTGCAGAGCTTGTACGCCTCGTTCAACTCCTTCAAAGCCAATCCGCAGCTTCTCCTCTCAGCATCCGTGAGAGCGTGGCGCTGCTGCGATCCGAGGCCACAGTCCGCACTGTTCCGCTCACGACGCCACAGGTCGACGCTGACCATGTGTGGTATGTGGCAAGCGCAAACCTGCCTGGCTTGGAGATCGGGGCCGTTGTCGCCTCTGGCGCGAGCCTGCCAGCCCCCGTTGGCCCGTTGGCGGCAAGGTTGATTGGATGGCCAGTCGGGATCATCGAACGTCTTGGCAGAAGCCCGGCCGCTCCAGCTGCCAGCGGCAAAGAGAACGGGAGCCTCATCACCGCAGTGGATGGTGCCGGTCCCACAGTCCTGGCTGCACCTGAATCGCCTTTACCCACGGCAGAGAATCTGGGAAGGAGTGATGAACGGCAACCCTTCAAAGTCATCAGGGGGGAGGGCCCCATTGATGAAACCCTGGCTTGCTTTCAGATGCTGAGCAGGCAGATGACCCTGCCCTTTCGAAAGGATGCCATCGAGAAGGTTTTACGGCAGCAGCTGCAACGCGGTCAGGCGCCGAACATGCAATTGGTCGGAAGCCTCGCTTCAATGATGGGCATGCATGTGGTGGGGGCAAAAGTCAGCAGTAGCGCCTGTACCCGCCTGCAGACTCCCTCCCTGGTCGAATGGGACGGCACCTTTGCTCTCCTGCAAGCCAGTAACGCCCGCGGAATCGTGCTGGCCTCTCCGCGTAAGGGCTTGATCCGGCTTAGCCCTCAGGAAGTGGATGAAGCCTTCCCAGATGGAATCAACCTTCTTCTTGTCGATCGCACCAGCGTCACACCAGAGCAGAAGTTCGGGGTGTCGTGGTTCCTGCCGGCGCTGAGGCGTCACCGGGGTGTGCTCACTCAGGTGCTCGTCTCCTCCTTCGTGGTGCAGCTGTTCACGTTGGCCAATCCCCTGATCATTCAGGTGATCATTGACAAGGTGATCAGCCAGCGCAGCCTCGACACACTGCAGGTTCTCGGCATTGCATTGGTTGTTGTCACCTTGTTGGAAGGGGTGCTGGAGAGTCTTCGCACCTTTATTTTCACTGAAACAACCAATCGCATCGATACGCGGCTGGGCGCAGAGGTCATAGATCACCTACTGCGCCTTCCTCTTGGCTATTTCGATAAGCGCCCGGTCGGAGAGCTGGGCAGTCGGATTGCGGAGCTGGAGAAGATCCGCATGTTCCTGACAGGACAGGCTCTCACCACGATTCTAGATGCCGCCTTTTCGGTGATCTACATCATCGTGATGTCGATCTATTCATGGGTGCTGACCCTGATCGCTCTGGCGGTGGTGCCGATTCAAGTGGCTCTGACCGTGCTGGGAGCTCCGCTGTTTCGGCGTCAGTACCGTGATGCCGCCGAAGAAAACGCAAAAACACAATCCCACTTGGTGGAGGTCCTTACCGGAATTCAAACCGTCAAAGCCCAGAATGTGGAGATGGTCAGCCGGTGGAAGTGGCAAGACCTGTACTCAGGCTACATCAGTAAGTCCTTCGAAAAGACAATTACAGGGACGGCACTAAGCCAGACAAGCCAAGTCCTTCAGAAGCTTTCTCAGCTGATGGTGCTATGGGTTGGCGCTACTATGGTGCTGAAGGGCGAACTAACCTTGGGCCAGCTGATTGCCTTTCGCATCCTCAGTGGATACGTCACACAGCCCTTGTTGCGTTTGGGCTCAATTTGGCAGAACATACAGGAATTGAGAGTTTCCTTTGAGCGTCTAGCCGATGTTGTTGACACTCCGGAAGAATCCAATGAAGCAGATAAGCAGAAGATCCCGCTACCTGCCATCAATGGCAGCGTTCGCTTTGAAGATGTAACCTTCCGCTTCAACTTGTCATTGCCGCCAGTTCTCCACAACGTCAACCTGACGATTCCATCAGGAACGTTTGTTGGAGTTGTCGGCCAAAGCGGAAGTGGCAAGAGCACATTGATGAAGCTGCTGGCAAGGCTGTATAGCCCTGAATCAGGTCGCATCCTGATTGATGACTACGATATCGACAAAGTTGAACTCTATTCTCTGCGTCGTCAGATTGGCATCGTACCTCAGGAGCCACTCTTATTCAGCGGTACGATCAACGAAAACATTGCACTTGGCAATCCCAATGCCACGAGTGACGACATCGTCGCAGCAGCAAAGATAGCCTGCGCTCATGACTTCATCATGAGCCTTTCAGCAGGCTACAGCACAAACATCGGCGAGAGAGGCGCTGGCTTATCAGGCGGGCAGAAACAGCGCATTGCCATTGCCCGAACTCTTATCACCAACCCCAAGTTGCTTGTGATGGATGAGGCAACCAGTGCACTTGACTACGATACGGAACGTCGCCTTTGCGACAACTTGGTTGAAAGCATTCAAGGAAGCACGGTGTTCTTCATTACACACCGTCTAAGCACGATCCGCCGTGCCAAGCTCATCGTAATGATGGACCAAGGAAACGTTGTCGAACAGGGCACCCATGAAGAACTTGTTCAACTGAAAGGTCGCTACTACGCTCTCTACCGCCAACAAGAAGGCAGCTGATCCTAGCTCAAAACGAACGATGTTCTCTTCTTCGCAACTTCAGTGAAACTGACCAATCCCCTCCGCAAGCTCCAAAACAACATCGAGCAAAGCATTCACACAGAATCAGAAAATGCTTCTGTGCTGGAGCAGTCACCATTTTGGGCGACGGCAACAACCTGGGGACTGATTGGCACTGCTGCCTTCGGTGTGGGTTGGATAGCCTTGGCGCAAACGGAAGAGATTGTGGTAGCCCCGGGAAAGCTAGAACCAATCGGTGTCGTTCAGGACATCCGTCTTCCGGTGGGCGGCGTCGTTGCGAAAGTTCTGGTTAAGGATGGCCAGAAAGTCAACGCTGGTGAGACTCTGCTTCAATTAGACAGCGAAGCAACAGAGGATCGCCGCCGGAGCCTCATGCGGGGCATCCTGTTGAAAAAGGAACAGCTGGAGCTCAAAGAAAAGGAGCTTGCAAAATATCTGGACCTAAACTCAACTGAACAGCAATCACTGCAGCGGAACCTTGAGCTAGAAACAGAGGTGCTCAAGCGCCTGGAAACCCTGACCAAAGAGGGCGGCATTGGCGAGCTACAATATCTCAATCAGCGCAATAAGGTTGCAGAGATTGACGGAAACTTGAATCAAACGCGTGTTGACAGAATGCGCCAAAAAGCAATCCTAGACCAGAGCATTCAGCAGTTGAGAGGAGAGGTAAACGAGCTTAACTCCAGCCTTTCCGACGTAAGGATTAACATTCGATATCAGAATGTCAAGTCACCAGTCAACGGTATTATCTTCGGGCTCAAACCAACTGGACCTGGCTTTGCCGCCCAAACAAGCGAGCCAGTGATGCAGATTGTTCCCTTCGATAAACTTGAAGCCAGTGTAGAAGTTGCCAGTCAAGACATCGGCTTCGTCAGCGTTGACAAGCCAGTGGATATCAGCATTGATTCCTTTCCAGCCACTGATTTCGGCGTGATCAGCGGTGTCGTAAGACAGATTGGCTCCGATGCGATCCCCCCCGATCAGCTGAAACCAAACTATCGGTTCCCCGTAAAGATCAAGTTGAATACCCAACAACTGAAGATTGAATCTGGCCAGGCACTGCCTTTGCAGGTTGGTATGTCCTTGCAGGCAAACATCAAACTCCGCAAAGTCAGCTATCTGCAGCTCCTCCTGAATACATTCAGAGACAAAGCCGACTCACTTCGTCAGATTTAGCTTCCAGTACCCCTTAGGGTTCATCAACAATCGTGGCACTCAAGACTGTTGTGCTCCGTACGCGTAAACTGAGGGAAGCGAACCAACCAACTAAACGTAAACCCCCTGAATCTTGCTTGCAAGATTCAGGGGGTTTACCGTATGAAGCGGGTGACGCGATTCGAACGCGCGACATTCACCTTGGCAAGGTGACGCTCTACCACTGAGCTACACCCGCAGCCATTTGACTGGCACTCATTCATTATGCACCACGGGCTGCCCGCCAGTCAACGCTGCTGGAGCAGTGGCGAGAGTCTATGGTGCAATGGCTCTTGGGCCACTGCTGGCAAGGGCTGGAGTGGGTAAGCGAGACCGAGCAGAGTAAAGCGCCCGCCAACAAGAGGCGAAGACCAAACTCAACAGTCCGTAACCGAAGAGGCAGGCGATGGGAGACCATCCGGCAAGCTTGAATCTCATCTTTGACACCTTGATCTTTGGCCAGGCGGCCCGCTCACCTCTGGCACGGGGTGGC
Proteins encoded in this region:
- a CDS encoding HlyD family secretion protein, which translates into the protein MKLTNPLRKLQNNIEQSIHTESENASVLEQSPFWATATTWGLIGTAAFGVGWIALAQTEEIVVAPGKLEPIGVVQDIRLPVGGVVAKVLVKDGQKVNAGETLLQLDSEATEDRRRSLMRGILLKKEQLELKEKELAKYLDLNSTEQQSLQRNLELETEVLKRLETLTKEGGIGELQYLNQRNKVAEIDGNLNQTRVDRMRQKAILDQSIQQLRGEVNELNSSLSDVRINIRYQNVKSPVNGIIFGLKPTGPGFAAQTSEPVMQIVPFDKLEASVEVASQDIGFVSVDKPVDISIDSFPATDFGVISGVVRQIGSDAIPPDQLKPNYRFPVKIKLNTQQLKIESGQALPLQVGMSLQANIKLRKVSYLQLLLNTFRDKADSLRQI
- a CDS encoding peptidase domain-containing ABC transporter; amino-acid sequence: MTTTTYQKLWELEVFSSLGAEGKQLVEDTSRLLQYRVGQSMAVANTIPSEVLIILEGSARLTAHQGTGWRTVERLEPGEVVGLASLLSAAPCEEVHASSEVMALAIPDNTILKLHSRDKIFKDWCSTHLWTAELVRLVQLLQSQSAASPLSIRESVALLRSEATVRTVPLTTPQVDADHVWYVASANLPGLEIGAVVASGASLPAPVGPLAARLIGWPVGIIERLGRSPAAPAASGKENGSLITAVDGAGPTVLAAPESPLPTAENLGRSDERQPFKVIRGEGPIDETLACFQMLSRQMTLPFRKDAIEKVLRQQLQRGQAPNMQLVGSLASMMGMHVVGAKVSSSACTRLQTPSLVEWDGTFALLQASNARGIVLASPRKGLIRLSPQEVDEAFPDGINLLLVDRTSVTPEQKFGVSWFLPALRRHRGVLTQVLVSSFVVQLFTLANPLIIQVIIDKVISQRSLDTLQVLGIALVVVTLLEGVLESLRTFIFTETTNRIDTRLGAEVIDHLLRLPLGYFDKRPVGELGSRIAELEKIRMFLTGQALTTILDAAFSVIYIIVMSIYSWVLTLIALAVVPIQVALTVLGAPLFRRQYRDAAEENAKTQSHLVEVLTGIQTVKAQNVEMVSRWKWQDLYSGYISKSFEKTITGTALSQTSQVLQKLSQLMVLWVGATMVLKGELTLGQLIAFRILSGYVTQPLLRLGSIWQNIQELRVSFERLADVVDTPEESNEADKQKIPLPAINGSVRFEDVTFRFNLSLPPVLHNVNLTIPSGTFVGVVGQSGSGKSTLMKLLARLYSPESGRILIDDYDIDKVELYSLRRQIGIVPQEPLLFSGTINENIALGNPNATSDDIVAAAKIACAHDFIMSLSAGYSTNIGERGAGLSGGQKQRIAIARTLITNPKLLVMDEATSALDYDTERRLCDNLVESIQGSTVFFITHRLSTIRRAKLIVMMDQGNVVEQGTHEELVQLKGRYYALYRQQEGS